A section of the Neorhizobium galegae bv. orientalis str. HAMBI 540 genome encodes:
- a CDS encoding class I SAM-dependent DNA methyltransferase encodes MKKIDEEALAEAYNRALALEKGGDIDAAVKAYEQVLELDPEDHGGAAVRIAAMGRGETPPKAPDAYVETLFDQHAESFEDILVEQLGYAVPVIVRQRLQELKLGPFKRMLDLGCGTGLTGGTLRDMVDDITGIDISENMVEIAHEKDLYETLYVAEVEDFLEDNDDEPFDLVTATDVLPYLGALEPLFFGAAENMAPGGLFVFSSETLSPEAFAGRSYIVGPHQRFAHSETYIRERLTATGFELLEISDINVRMQDGNPTPGHLVIAKLTTTS; translated from the coding sequence ATGAAGAAGATCGACGAGGAAGCCCTGGCAGAGGCCTATAACCGCGCGCTGGCGCTGGAAAAGGGGGGCGACATCGATGCAGCCGTCAAGGCCTACGAGCAGGTGCTCGAACTCGATCCAGAGGACCACGGCGGTGCCGCCGTGCGCATCGCGGCCATGGGCCGCGGCGAGACCCCACCCAAGGCGCCGGACGCCTATGTCGAAACCCTGTTCGACCAGCACGCCGAAAGCTTCGAGGACATTCTCGTCGAGCAACTCGGTTATGCGGTGCCCGTCATCGTGCGCCAGCGCCTGCAGGAGCTGAAGCTCGGGCCGTTCAAGCGCATGCTCGATCTCGGCTGCGGCACGGGGCTTACCGGCGGCACGCTGCGCGACATGGTCGACGACATCACCGGCATCGACATTTCCGAGAACATGGTTGAAATCGCGCACGAAAAGGATCTCTACGAGACGCTTTACGTGGCCGAAGTCGAGGATTTCCTCGAAGACAATGACGACGAGCCCTTCGACCTCGTGACCGCCACCGACGTGCTGCCTTATCTCGGCGCGCTGGAACCGCTGTTCTTCGGCGCGGCAGAAAACATGGCTCCCGGCGGCTTGTTCGTCTTTTCTTCCGAGACCCTCTCCCCGGAAGCTTTTGCCGGCCGGTCCTATATCGTCGGCCCGCACCAGCGTTTCGCTCATTCGGAAACCTATATCCGCGAACGCCTCACGGCCACCGGCTTCGAACTTCTCGAAATCTCCGACATCAACGTGCGGATGCAGGACGGCAACCCGACCCCAGGCCATCTGGTGATCGCGAAGTTGACGACCACATCATGA
- a CDS encoding uracil-DNA glycosylase family protein, which translates to MSMDDIADGEEDIAGLARAIAACRICRDAPAKGEGDRLPHEPRPVAVLSKTARVLIAGQAPGLRVHESGLPFNDASGNRLRDWMAVTREEFYDPQKFAIVPMGFCFPGYDAKGSDLPPRLECAPFWRSRVIAAMPQIELVIAVGGYAQAWHLGSRRGKGMTETVENWRDYVFANQGPRILPLPHPSWRNTGWLKKNPWFETDLLPVLRQHVDSLIRETNFG; encoded by the coding sequence ATGAGCATGGATGATATCGCCGACGGCGAGGAGGATATCGCCGGGTTGGCCCGCGCCATCGCGGCCTGCCGCATCTGTCGCGACGCGCCGGCGAAAGGCGAGGGTGACCGTCTGCCGCATGAGCCGCGGCCGGTCGCCGTGCTATCGAAGACGGCGAGGGTGCTGATCGCCGGACAGGCGCCGGGGCTTCGGGTGCATGAAAGCGGGCTGCCGTTCAACGATGCTTCGGGAAATCGGCTGCGCGACTGGATGGCCGTGACCCGCGAAGAGTTCTACGATCCGCAGAAGTTTGCGATCGTGCCGATGGGCTTCTGTTTTCCGGGTTACGATGCCAAGGGCAGCGACCTGCCGCCGCGGCTCGAATGCGCGCCGTTCTGGCGGTCCCGGGTGATTGCCGCCATGCCGCAGATCGAACTGGTTATCGCCGTCGGCGGTTATGCGCAGGCCTGGCATCTGGGGAGCCGGCGAGGCAAGGGCATGACGGAAACGGTAGAGAACTGGCGCGACTATGTCTTCGCCAATCAGGGACCGAGGATACTGCCGCTGCCGCATCCGAGCTGGCGCAACACCGGCTGGCTCAAAAAGAATCCATGGTTCGAGACGGATCTGCTGCCGGTTCTAAGACAGCATGTGGATAGCTTGATACGGGAAACAAATTTCGGTTAA
- a CDS encoding DinB family protein produces MTPQRYLLAQAYNNAWANHRLLKACGELSREELDATRISFFPSIIHTLNHILTVDWLYISGLEGDCLGPAAFEPEIPCPLFADLDREQRAADRRLIDHCRSLDEKTIAEDIRIPRRTFVQVEPADRLLMHLFQHQIHHRGQVHAMLSGTTVQPPQLDEFFCKGEDQLRQQDFAELGFTEAMIWS; encoded by the coding sequence ATGACGCCGCAGCGCTATCTTCTTGCCCAGGCCTATAACAATGCCTGGGCCAACCACCGGCTGCTGAAAGCCTGCGGAGAGCTCTCACGCGAAGAGCTGGACGCGACGCGGATCAGCTTCTTCCCGTCGATCATCCATACGCTCAACCATATCCTCACCGTCGACTGGCTCTATATCAGCGGGCTCGAAGGTGATTGCCTCGGTCCCGCCGCCTTCGAGCCTGAAATCCCTTGTCCGCTCTTTGCCGATCTCGATCGCGAACAGCGCGCCGCCGATCGCCGCCTCATCGATCACTGTCGAAGCTTGGATGAGAAAACCATCGCCGAGGACATCCGCATTCCCCGGCGCACCTTCGTGCAGGTCGAGCCTGCCGATCGGCTGCTGATGCACCTCTTCCAGCACCAGATCCATCATCGCGGCCAGGTTCACGCCATGCTGTCGGGAACCACCGTTCAACCGCCGCAGCTCGACGAGTTCTTCTGCAAGGGCGAAGACCAATTGAGACAACAAGATTTTGCCGAACTGGGCTTCACCGAAGCCATGATCTGGAGTTGA
- a CDS encoding thermonuclease family protein produces the protein MAFFILLVLIAAKLDEAADSVVHGPFHVIDGDTLAVGGERLRLQGMDAPELDQTCEDGRGKPWACGEEARRLLMRLVADGKTECLGRERDKYRRLLVRCHSGTTSINGTLVRQGLAVASGRYAQEQVAARRERQGLWAGRFESPRDWRASRGTMDDVGLAEAFWDWMKRVTAWQ, from the coding sequence GTGGCCTTCTTCATCCTTCTGGTGCTGATCGCCGCCAAGCTGGACGAGGCGGCCGATAGCGTCGTGCATGGCCCGTTCCATGTGATCGACGGCGATACGCTGGCGGTGGGTGGCGAGCGCCTGCGGCTGCAGGGCATGGATGCGCCGGAACTCGACCAGACCTGCGAAGACGGTCGCGGCAAGCCATGGGCTTGCGGGGAAGAGGCGAGACGGCTGCTGATGCGCCTCGTCGCAGACGGTAAGACGGAATGTCTCGGCCGCGAGCGCGACAAATATCGTCGGCTTCTCGTCCGCTGCCATTCGGGCACGACTAGCATCAACGGCACGCTTGTGCGGCAGGGTCTCGCCGTCGCCTCGGGACGTTATGCGCAGGAACAGGTGGCAGCGCGGCGCGAACGGCAGGGGCTGTGGGCCGGCCGGTTCGAAAGCCCGCGTGACTGGCGCGCCAGCCGCGGCACGATGGACGATGTCGGCCTGGCGGAGGCATTTTGGGATTGGATGAAACGGGTGACGGCCTGGCAATGA
- a CDS encoding DUF2798 domain-containing protein, with protein sequence MQASPEKAFKLRKLPAAYNAVVMPFVLSILMSCIVSTVSTAINIGWTTGFAGTWAYAWGASWLVAFPSLLVVLPIVRRIVATIVDRPA encoded by the coding sequence ATGCAAGCTTCACCTGAAAAGGCTTTCAAATTGAGAAAACTACCAGCCGCCTACAATGCGGTCGTCATGCCATTCGTTCTTTCAATCCTTATGTCCTGCATTGTCTCCACCGTGTCGACGGCAATCAACATAGGCTGGACAACCGGTTTCGCGGGGACCTGGGCCTATGCATGGGGCGCATCGTGGCTCGTTGCGTTTCCGAGTTTACTGGTTGTCCTCCCGATCGTGCGACGGATCGTTGCAACAATTGTCGATCGGCCGGCCTGA
- a CDS encoding Lrp/AsnC family transcriptional regulator, with protein MDRLDRKILRILQEDSTLAVADLAKKVGLSTTPCWRRIQKMEEDGVIRRRVALLDPVKVNTKVTVFVSIRTASHSIEWLKRFSEVVVDFPEVVEFYRMSGDVDYLLRVVVPDIGAYDAFYKRLIAKIEIRDVSSVFAMEQIKYTTELPLDYMMLDNQKSGEE; from the coding sequence ATGGACCGCCTCGACCGTAAGATACTCCGCATTCTGCAGGAAGATTCCACTCTCGCCGTCGCGGACCTCGCGAAGAAGGTCGGCCTGTCGACCACGCCTTGCTGGCGCCGTATCCAGAAGATGGAAGAGGACGGCGTCATCCGCCGCCGCGTGGCGCTGCTGGATCCGGTCAAGGTCAATACCAAGGTCACGGTGTTCGTCTCGATCCGCACCGCCAGCCACTCGATCGAGTGGCTGAAGCGGTTCTCGGAAGTGGTCGTCGATTTCCCGGAAGTCGTAGAATTCTACCGCATGAGCGGCGACGTCGATTACCTGCTGCGCGTCGTCGTGCCGGACATCGGCGCCTATGATGCCTTCTACAAGCGCCTGATCGCCAAGATCGAGATCCGCGACGTCTCGTCGGTGTTTGCGATGGAGCAGATCAAGTACACGACCGAGCTGCCGCTCGACTACATGATGCTGGATAACCAGAAGTCGGGCGAGGAATAG
- a CDS encoding NAD(P)-dependent oxidoreductase, with protein MAKVAFIGLGVMGYPMAGHLKVKGGHDVTVYNRTAAKAEDWAKKFGGRAAATPAEAAKDADFVFVCVGNDDDLRSVTITETGVLAGMKPGAILIDNTTASAEVARELDAAAREKGVGFIDAPVSGGQAGAENGVLTVMCGGDEATFEKARPVIDAYARMVGLMGPAGAGQLTKMMNQICIAGLVQGLAESIHFGKQAGLDIEKVIEVISKGAAGSWQMENRYKTMNAGKYDFGFAVDWMRKDLDIVLTEARRNGAKLPVTALVDQFYGDVQAMGGKRWDTSSLLARLEKK; from the coding sequence ATGGCGAAAGTGGCATTCATCGGTCTCGGGGTCATGGGTTATCCCATGGCGGGGCATCTCAAGGTCAAGGGCGGCCATGACGTCACCGTCTATAACCGCACGGCTGCCAAGGCCGAGGACTGGGCGAAGAAATTTGGCGGCAGAGCCGCCGCCACACCGGCCGAGGCGGCCAAGGATGCCGATTTCGTGTTCGTCTGCGTCGGCAATGACGACGATCTCCGCTCGGTGACAATCACCGAGACCGGTGTTCTCGCCGGAATGAAACCGGGCGCGATCCTGATCGACAACACCACCGCCAGCGCCGAAGTCGCCCGCGAGCTCGATGCCGCTGCACGAGAAAAGGGTGTCGGCTTCATCGACGCGCCGGTTTCGGGCGGCCAGGCCGGCGCCGAAAACGGTGTGCTCACCGTCATGTGCGGCGGCGACGAGGCGACGTTCGAAAAGGCCAGGCCGGTGATCGACGCCTATGCCCGCATGGTCGGCCTCATGGGGCCGGCAGGTGCCGGCCAGCTCACCAAGATGATGAACCAGATCTGCATCGCCGGCCTCGTCCAGGGCCTCGCTGAATCCATCCATTTCGGCAAGCAGGCCGGTCTCGACATCGAGAAGGTCATCGAGGTGATCTCCAAGGGTGCGGCCGGCTCCTGGCAGATGGAGAACCGCTACAAGACCATGAATGCCGGCAAATACGATTTCGGCTTCGCGGTCGACTGGATGCGCAAGGATCTCGATATCGTGCTGACCGAAGCCCGCCGCAACGGCGCCAAGCTGCCGGTCACGGCCCTCGTCGACCAGTTCTACGGCGACGTGCAGGCGATGGGCGGCAAGCGCTGGGATACGTCCTCGCTGCTCGCACGGCTCGAAAAGAAATGA
- a CDS encoding DNA alkylation repair protein, whose protein sequence is MIGPSSDVAGIIAHLETLRSEENISGMARFGIVTDGAIGISNPDMQKIARTIKRDHGRALDLWRAGIREARMLAIYTADPAVLTPAEARGWSEDFASWEIVDTAADLFVETPFWQQLVVDFAEDDREFVRRTAFAMIAGAAVHRKDEPDDTFITYLPLIEAHSTDPRNFVRKAVNWALRNIGKRNRTCHAPALKLSEKLAASSDKNARWIGKDAVRELSGEKLLARLRG, encoded by the coding sequence ATGATTGGCCCCTCCTCCGACGTCGCCGGGATCATCGCGCATCTCGAAACGCTGCGATCGGAGGAGAACATTTCCGGCATGGCCCGGTTCGGCATCGTCACCGACGGGGCGATCGGCATTTCCAATCCCGACATGCAGAAGATCGCTCGGACCATCAAACGCGATCACGGCCGGGCGCTGGACCTCTGGCGCGCCGGCATCCGCGAAGCCCGCATGCTGGCGATCTATACCGCCGATCCCGCCGTACTGACGCCGGCCGAGGCGCGAGGGTGGTCGGAGGACTTTGCCTCCTGGGAAATCGTCGATACCGCCGCCGACCTTTTCGTCGAAACGCCGTTCTGGCAGCAGCTCGTCGTAGACTTCGCCGAGGATGACCGCGAATTCGTCCGCCGCACCGCGTTTGCGATGATCGCCGGCGCCGCCGTCCATCGCAAGGACGAGCCGGACGATACCTTCATCACCTATCTGCCGCTAATCGAGGCGCATTCCACCGATCCGCGCAATTTCGTCAGGAAGGCGGTCAACTGGGCGCTCCGCAATATCGGCAAGCGCAACCGCACCTGCCACGCCCCGGCTCTTAAACTCTCCGAAAAGCTTGCCGCCTCATCGGACAAGAACGCCCGCTGGATCGGCAAGGATGCCGTCAGGGAATTGTCGGGCGAGAAGCTTTTGGCGCGGCTGAGGGGTTAG
- a CDS encoding CopD family protein, translating into MLYFIIKALHILSDFLLIGGMLINAFVIGMVPPTIRTGVISALRRYDRTVTTAALGGAWLFGLWLAFGYGFYTSGWFGFKFLIVIMLSALHGMQGAWMRRMEADPHLDPPAFVRAGLPIVLGSVVVIIALAVIKPF; encoded by the coding sequence ATGCTGTATTTCATCATCAAGGCCCTGCACATTCTGTCCGACTTCCTGCTGATCGGCGGCATGCTGATCAACGCCTTCGTCATCGGCATGGTGCCGCCGACGATCCGCACCGGCGTCATCTCGGCGCTCAGAAGATACGACCGCACCGTCACCACGGCTGCACTCGGCGGCGCCTGGCTTTTCGGCCTGTGGCTCGCCTTCGGCTACGGGTTTTACACTTCCGGCTGGTTCGGCTTCAAATTCCTGATCGTCATCATGCTGTCGGCGCTGCACGGCATGCAGGGCGCCTGGATGCGCCGCATGGAAGCCGATCCGCATCTCGACCCGCCGGCCTTCGTGCGCGCCGGCCTGCCGATCGTCCTCGGCTCGGTCGTCGTCATCATAGCGCTTGCGGTCATCAAGCCGTTCTGA
- a CDS encoding AraC family transcriptional regulator gives MATISHAYHRVFDAPFEIERAFDADYLLYASAGIFVLDIGDRRWMLPPQRAALIARGTVIAVRSNGAATASSVLFGDREFEAPLPACRVFGLSDLARQMILHVMRWDTGRPSCDETANAFFRALASVAADLAAEEDETWLPKPQSPAMAVAVERMLEDLDRDLDFGSLAEASRLSERTLARKFDAELGMSFRDFRHRARMVRAKEMLLAGREPITEIGLACGFESTSSFIKAFRTFAGTTPRQYRVGKAG, from the coding sequence ATGGCGACAATTTCTCATGCCTATCATCGGGTGTTTGACGCGCCGTTCGAGATCGAACGGGCCTTCGATGCCGATTACCTGCTTTACGCGTCGGCCGGCATCTTCGTTCTCGATATCGGCGACCGCCGCTGGATGCTGCCGCCGCAAAGGGCCGCGCTGATCGCACGGGGAACGGTGATTGCGGTGCGCAGCAATGGGGCGGCCACGGCGTCCTCGGTTCTGTTCGGCGATCGCGAATTCGAAGCGCCGCTACCGGCCTGCCGGGTCTTCGGTCTTTCCGATCTGGCGCGGCAGATGATCCTGCATGTCATGCGTTGGGATACAGGACGCCCCTCATGCGACGAAACCGCGAATGCCTTCTTCAGGGCGCTCGCATCCGTCGCGGCGGATCTGGCTGCGGAGGAGGACGAGACATGGTTGCCGAAACCGCAGTCGCCGGCCATGGCGGTCGCCGTCGAGCGGATGCTGGAAGATCTCGACCGGGATCTTGATTTTGGCTCCCTTGCGGAGGCGTCACGCCTTTCGGAACGCACGCTGGCACGAAAATTCGATGCGGAGCTCGGCATGAGTTTTCGCGATTTCCGGCATCGGGCGCGGATGGTGAGGGCCAAGGAGATGCTGCTTGCCGGCCGGGAGCCGATAACCGAAATCGGCCTCGCCTGCGGGTTCGAAAGTACGAGTTCCTTCATCAAGGCGTTTCGGACGTTTGCGGGCACGACGCCGCGGCAATACCGGGTAGGTAAAGCCGGCTAA
- a CDS encoding ABC transporter permease, whose product MSYVKELIPPRAPPALIGRQLAPARIAGILVLLVWAALAIALVFMMISGWNEDKFLRYGPRYLHGLWTTISLVGLAVILGAVLSAPIAFARMSRNKALNGLAYAYVYVFRSTPLLAQLFMIYYGLGSFKPQLESVGLWWFFREAWYCGLFSLTLNTAAYQAEILRGAIESVPRGQHEGAAALGLSKRNAFRKVILPQALIVALRPYGNEIVLLIKGSAVVAIVTVFDLMGETRYAFSRTFDYQTYLWAAIFYLAIVEALRHLWAFIEARLTRHLKR is encoded by the coding sequence ATGAGTTACGTCAAGGAACTGATCCCGCCACGCGCGCCTCCGGCCCTGATCGGCAGGCAGTTGGCGCCGGCGCGTATTGCCGGCATCCTGGTTCTGCTCGTCTGGGCAGCCCTTGCGATCGCGCTTGTCTTCATGATGATCAGCGGCTGGAACGAGGATAAATTCCTGCGCTACGGCCCGCGCTATCTCCACGGCCTCTGGACCACCATTTCGCTGGTCGGCCTCGCCGTCATCCTCGGGGCCGTGCTGTCGGCACCGATCGCCTTCGCAAGGATGTCGAGAAACAAGGCGCTGAACGGCCTCGCCTATGCCTATGTCTACGTGTTTCGCAGCACGCCGCTGCTCGCCCAGCTGTTCATGATCTATTACGGGCTCGGCAGCTTCAAACCGCAACTCGAATCCGTCGGCCTCTGGTGGTTCTTTCGCGAAGCCTGGTATTGCGGCCTCTTCTCGCTGACGCTCAACACCGCCGCCTACCAGGCGGAAATCCTGCGCGGCGCGATCGAAAGCGTGCCGCGCGGCCAGCACGAAGGTGCGGCCGCACTCGGCCTTTCCAAACGCAACGCTTTCCGCAAGGTCATCCTGCCCCAGGCGCTGATCGTCGCATTGCGCCCTTATGGCAACGAGATCGTGCTTCTGATCAAGGGATCGGCCGTCGTCGCCATCGTCACCGTCTTCGATCTGATGGGCGAGACACGCTACGCCTTCTCACGCACGTTCGACTATCAGACCTATCTCTGGGCGGCGATTTTCTACCTCGCCATCGTCGAAGCGCTGCGGCATCTCTGGGCCTTCATCGAGGCACGCCTGACGCGCCATCTGAAGCGCTAG
- a CDS encoding LysR family transcriptional regulator: MSRIDDFEAFIAVVEHGSLTAAARRLNRSLQSISRSLATLEESVGVELVHRTTRHSTPSETGAAFFHRIKPAVDEINEAKLEAANRRSEPSGILRLTAPVLFGPDFLVPIVADYMRMYPRVEVDLQLSDAFVDLGAEGLDLAIRIGNLPDSGLRAKRLGALRRVVFGAPSYFRRHGQPTHPFDLAQHNCIVRTVDERPGEWMFQIEGKPRTVKVAGIFRSNLMTPIYAAAIHGLGLGYSPLWQIRQLVDDGRVELTLTEFEPAPVPIHAVWPEGRSSSAKVRAFLDMLGSRLELKNL; this comes from the coding sequence ATGAGCCGGATAGATGATTTTGAAGCGTTCATTGCAGTCGTCGAGCATGGAAGTTTGACGGCTGCCGCTCGTCGACTGAACCGTTCACTTCAGTCGATCAGCCGGTCTTTAGCGACATTGGAAGAGTCCGTTGGGGTCGAACTGGTGCATAGGACGACGCGCCATTCGACACCGAGCGAAACGGGCGCGGCCTTTTTCCACCGCATCAAACCCGCCGTCGACGAGATAAACGAAGCAAAGCTCGAAGCGGCCAACCGACGATCGGAGCCATCAGGCATCCTGCGCCTCACTGCACCGGTTCTGTTCGGCCCGGATTTCCTCGTGCCTATCGTCGCCGACTACATGCGGATGTATCCAAGGGTCGAGGTTGATCTGCAGCTTTCCGATGCCTTTGTCGATCTTGGTGCCGAGGGTCTCGATCTGGCGATACGGATCGGCAACTTGCCGGATTCCGGCTTGCGAGCGAAACGCCTGGGCGCGTTGCGGCGCGTGGTATTCGGGGCTCCTTCCTACTTCAGGCGACATGGCCAACCGACCCATCCCTTTGACCTGGCCCAGCACAATTGCATTGTTCGAACCGTCGATGAACGTCCAGGCGAGTGGATGTTTCAGATTGAAGGCAAGCCTCGGACGGTGAAAGTCGCCGGGATTTTTCGATCTAACCTGATGACGCCGATTTATGCTGCAGCAATCCACGGATTGGGCTTGGGCTATTCACCCCTTTGGCAGATAAGGCAGTTGGTGGACGACGGTCGCGTCGAGTTGACTTTAACGGAGTTCGAGCCGGCGCCGGTGCCGATACACGCCGTGTGGCCGGAAGGCAGATCGTCTTCAGCCAAAGTTCGCGCATTTCTGGATATGCTGGGGTCCCGCTTGGAACTCAAAAACCTGTAG
- a CDS encoding usg protein — translation MSEMEMMLKGYGLTTAQIFYRLPDHPALLQSYVWQNYDLAPDFPEMNGFLKFWQEKLDGPLHSVRYVHRKLISASEWRAVKGEIILH, via the coding sequence ATGTCTGAAATGGAAATGATGCTGAAAGGCTACGGGCTGACGACCGCCCAAATTTTCTACCGCCTGCCGGACCATCCCGCGCTGCTGCAAAGCTATGTCTGGCAGAACTACGACCTCGCTCCGGATTTTCCCGAGATGAACGGTTTTCTGAAATTCTGGCAGGAGAAGCTCGACGGCCCGCTGCATTCCGTCCGCTATGTCCATCGCAAGCTGATCTCGGCAAGCGAATGGCGGGCCGTCAAGGGCGAGATCATCCTGCACTAG
- a CDS encoding DUF2270 domain-containing protein, which yields MPVDEGKSVLEQNVERRAPSLPMTSAEKANVIIHYYRGELGRMTSWRDRIDRTSNWSITVVAALLSVSLSTPTSHHGVVLFAMLLISLLLLIEARRYRFFDVYRARVRKLERHYFAQALYPQADLKPDWAQAIATSLRNPCFLISYREALFRRVRRNYVWMYVILLMAWLLKISTPKLLPNDTQADVVFSWSEAVNNAALGPLPGWSVIALVAVLYAAVIFSALHREPDDGEFAHGEVHV from the coding sequence ATGCCTGTCGACGAGGGCAAAAGCGTGCTGGAGCAGAATGTCGAACGGCGCGCGCCGTCGCTGCCGATGACCTCCGCCGAAAAGGCCAATGTGATCATCCACTATTACCGCGGCGAACTCGGGCGGATGACCAGCTGGCGCGACCGCATCGACCGCACCTCGAACTGGTCGATCACGGTGGTGGCGGCGCTGCTGTCGGTCTCGCTGTCGACGCCGACGTCGCATCACGGCGTGGTTCTGTTTGCGATGCTGCTGATCTCGCTGCTTCTCTTGATCGAAGCACGGCGATACCGCTTCTTCGACGTCTACCGCGCCAGGGTTCGCAAGCTGGAACGCCATTATTTCGCGCAGGCACTTTATCCGCAGGCGGACCTCAAGCCCGACTGGGCGCAGGCGATCGCCACGAGCCTGCGCAATCCCTGTTTCCTGATCAGTTATCGCGAGGCGTTGTTTCGCCGGGTGAGGCGCAATTACGTCTGGATGTACGTCATCCTGCTGATGGCGTGGCTTCTGAAGATCTCGACCCCAAAGCTCCTGCCCAACGATACCCAGGCGGATGTCGTCTTTTCATGGTCGGAGGCGGTCAACAACGCCGCGCTCGGTCCTTTGCCGGGATGGAGCGTGATTGCGCTCGTCGCGGTCCTTTATGCCGCCGTGATTTTCTCAGCCCTGCATCGCGAGCCGGACGACGGCGAATTCGCCCATGGCGAAGTGCACGTCTGA
- a CDS encoding ester cyclase, translated as MQDQAKANKTIVREYIEEIWNRGLIERFGSFFATEYQEAAYSPANSEGHCAMVAVQKRIMPDAVWSIERMTAEDDSVMCELTLRGTHQAAFKGVEPAGNSIHVRAYRTFVLKDGKIVHHSALLDTAELLKQMRGQQAA; from the coding sequence ATGCAGGACCAGGCCAAGGCCAACAAGACGATCGTCCGCGAATATATCGAAGAGATCTGGAACCGCGGTCTGATCGAGCGCTTCGGAAGTTTTTTCGCTACCGAGTATCAAGAGGCCGCCTATTCGCCGGCCAATTCGGAAGGGCATTGCGCCATGGTGGCGGTGCAGAAGCGGATCATGCCGGATGCCGTCTGGTCGATCGAGCGGATGACCGCCGAAGACGATAGCGTCATGTGCGAGCTGACATTGCGCGGCACGCACCAGGCGGCTTTCAAGGGCGTCGAACCCGCCGGCAATTCCATCCACGTGCGCGCCTACCGGACCTTCGTCTTGAAGGACGGAAAGATCGTCCATCATTCCGCATTGCTCGACACCGCCGAACTGCTAAAGCAGATGCGGGGACAGCAGGCGGCATAG
- a CDS encoding NmrA/HSCARG family protein, giving the protein MRSLNPTVLVVGATGRFAGLVVPELIRRNVNVRALIRAPANAEKARTLGASEVAIGDLSNRQSLESAVTGVDGVFHIGPAFAPDEAAMGVAMVEAAARAGVQKFVFSSVIQPTNTTLKNHASKVPVEDALYSTNMEYTILHPANFMQNISTAWPSVVEHGVFSEPFSKTAKLARVDYRDVAEVAAIALTGPRLSYATLDLCAGMYSREDIVSLMAGELGRPISAGEPTFDEWAANTRLPYNDDQMQLLAKVYGHYTRYGLGGNSLALRAALGREPRSLLSFIRELA; this is encoded by the coding sequence ATGAGATCACTCAATCCAACTGTTTTGGTGGTCGGCGCCACAGGTCGATTTGCCGGACTTGTCGTGCCCGAGCTTATTCGCCGCAATGTCAATGTTCGAGCGCTTATTCGTGCCCCGGCAAACGCCGAAAAGGCTCGCACGCTCGGCGCGTCCGAAGTCGCGATCGGAGATTTGAGCAATCGTCAAAGCCTCGAGAGCGCCGTCACGGGCGTCGACGGCGTCTTTCACATCGGGCCAGCCTTTGCTCCTGATGAAGCGGCTATGGGTGTTGCCATGGTCGAGGCGGCGGCCCGAGCAGGCGTTCAGAAATTCGTATTTTCTTCGGTGATCCAGCCTACCAATACGACGCTGAAAAACCATGCGAGCAAGGTGCCGGTCGAAGACGCTCTCTATTCGACGAATATGGAATATACCATTCTTCACCCTGCCAATTTCATGCAAAATATCAGTACCGCCTGGCCGTCCGTCGTTGAACATGGCGTCTTTTCGGAGCCGTTTTCAAAAACAGCGAAATTGGCGCGGGTCGACTACCGTGATGTCGCCGAAGTCGCAGCGATCGCATTGACCGGGCCGCGATTATCCTATGCGACCCTCGATCTGTGCGCTGGCATGTACAGTCGCGAAGATATCGTCTCGTTGATGGCGGGCGAACTTGGCCGTCCCATCTCTGCCGGCGAGCCGACATTTGACGAGTGGGCGGCGAATACTCGTCTCCCCTACAATGACGATCAAATGCAATTGCTGGCCAAAGTATATGGCCACTACACCAGGTATGGCCTTGGCGGAAACAGTCTGGCATTGCGCGCCGCTTTGGGCCGCGAGCCGCGTTCCTTGTTAAGCTTTATTCGGGAACTGGCCTAG